One genomic segment of Centropristis striata isolate RG_2023a ecotype Rhode Island chromosome 13, C.striata_1.0, whole genome shotgun sequence includes these proteins:
- the prr12b gene encoding proline-rich protein 12 isoform X1: MERNYPAAGFGDLGAGTGWSYDRSGKASLVYGSSRSSHPDSELLHRQTYGTPHPLQGYATNHHPGSSRQGGGWGAAGRTLGLSGLFDTGLHHASPSGPDPSVMNLISALESRGPQPPPSASSLLSQFRTPSWQTAMHTPAPAELFISGALPGSSSFPSSSALSAYQHPGSFSGRSFTPSLSLQDTPTFSPTSNSLLSPHDPLLHIKTPSQASLGFDRLLSSQSASYRGSQEPTAPPQSQAPPTSSSCHLPPPQFNLLSSQLHNQSSQLYNASMFSSTPALLPTAPPLPQPPPERAVSRQDSVIKHYQRSSPAQSATLPPQQYISCGGSSSYQQIASHHRHAGLSCSPLGEQSPSSDPKPSPRLESKTYRPIIQTPYTSSSSSSSAPHVASSSSTKGTKSSSSSSGYSSSGSASSSSRTPHTPPSASSTSSSSSSSSKTSTGSLSASSCQQPPPQSAQVPPPLPVVSSNLVQQPAPKQCLSTYGSPPVAKSSAGLPDQTPPQQHAQSYSPNQPPSTHMAQSYGGFNSPHAQDLSTAAGGTVGKAFTGTGSGGRSFSAEIVFGDSSYGSTSLRRAGSPSLGYGSAGGSTVSGPVSGAAALGTGVGSTESGSGASSVGNGGSSSYHLPESSPSPSINSTISRPGLHSPASARAAQSPVGSGATKYLSSILSPAYMSSPQGFPDTRQVQSQSYHTTPPKPKTETNILGVERSQDEEEDDDDFLIHHLLHAQSSTPHLSQHRPTPQQLPQPLQQARDVEGKGYDIDKISEERYHLQSVIRTNSIANSSDPGTAIDDGANGLNSQLEISQKKQQQAKSELIISKSTAGGVGGVTDSLSHSHTTHSHQQQHDSLGSVVHYGRGDSYTQHSHHTSHVSSHSQQHSQHPQISQHSRHTQHTQHSQHAQHSHPHSHSHSHPHMELKKPSDANDNAYLCNTPDVQQARQSQVPLSMMDSPPDPPQQTHMLQSVLSHTTRTKIDPQQVPPQQQQHPLNQQAMMGSAGGAGPAGVESQPQNQSSQLQLQLQTQRLDPHYSLGAQSRDQTRANQNSVSSLDMLDQSLSRTNSRVSGGALDRTGVGMTGGEGGGGDRHRQQHRLPPHHHPQQTSSDLHDFLSEPDLGLSTPSHLHHLSQPQTHAHPHAHHQQQAHTHHQLAHSQLGHTHSHQMAASMGTPQQQQQPQQREPETLSHSQLDQLKQHQFDTVSPVSKVGQNQVQQRFTPLTSICFPDSLLHDEDRSFFPEMEEMFCSTDYKSSCAEHSGAGQGAQESLSQGHGQGQEGMEALKTGGAGEGYDMGSHHSDQGYGQYCHNLPGTGNSNLHLDLDSMKTHELPSTVNTDQLGLIQSQTPTMGMSSAVQGDGSVNKMMGAVGVGGNSGTAGLTSPIFCSSRPKKLLKTSSFHLLKQRREPQIQTKKSYAQEYEFEDDEDKADVPADIRLNSRRLPDLLPDLVSSCRKAAGASGVSGLSPLMGDMDFCHPSSYSSLGHPPQLLPHDGPKKRGRKPTKPKREGPPRPRGRPRIRPLPEPPYCRGLMGSVPGETKRGRGRGRGRGRREEALVEMHQDMNKAQSLPYHQQQQPTRQQQFSQQHPHEHHQQQADHLQAPQQQHHLHHQQQQQQQHVPCTLQQPHHQQQQHQQQHHHQQQPSQQPQQDPIRPIKIKLPVPAMPPSESLLRTDSMNNTEPILSDGLVGSAPTLGLSPGPRTAMDISRNELNQTQEEMQKSVEMTWKKEIDDPLNPEAWAAMQKLSSSADDKAFDFKPGFMASFLDFLKTGKKQSGLELGNDGGDQEPLHPCSSLKGGIRPLSPPPPPLPQTPPQQQQGTYSEGGEADGADLALSSCSSPCKPLDEELKRNLETLPSFSSDEEDSVSKNQDLQKSISSAISALYDTPHSLAAAMASVMVKAPSSMSPPTPQEPPQLSPPLPAMPPLIPSMENGKEEALSYTQDHIQDKEEQEMLSPPSKRETEQESEAKQEGEEEKEERGENEDNGEIMTNPQNVEQEAFEEQEEMEEERMSEMKILEVPKVEDSPLGPVPAPALPSPSPSISPSPPTYSSPSPLPPLCLSLPSQLPIQQDEEETNPAYPPSEKQQSSYPPAPTAGTSPPPSTSPPAIPSSPLSNLPLGQSIPPPSTTPPPSSSDQDLEPEAEQPSPASPTSSSPSSSSSPPPSPPTPEEAPASQRLTSLHLAKKQADAAIAGESEEEDSESGGEGIFRERDEFVVRTEDIGTLKMALQTGREPPPIWRVQKALLQKFSPEIKDGQRQFCATSNYLGYFGDAKMRYQRLYVKFLENVNKKDYVRVCSRKPWHRAGLSLRRQSLPKQLPTIHNQTPPRVERDDKDRQKERELKEQREREKEQREREHREKVEREQKERERREKEEREQKEKEQQEREQKERHWKEIENMEREKEDREQKERGLRENEEELERESERREKETKEREKRDKEQKEWERREYERERKKRELKERDRRNREPREKEKQERERKEKQLREWKEREQKEKEIQEKEQKEKGKKEREQSERERQEREQKEREKREREWREKEKQEGERREKERELKDRELEKEREPKEKEGREREKEKEKQRNQEKEKREREEREKRDSTVEFARLKEEKRGGEKKIERRPRAKTSKDKAEPPPKKRKKWLKEVPSSSSESDSSIPSDDEGPVRGGVNSRAMREIFRSYVEMLVSTALDPDMIQALEDTDDELYLPPMRKIDSLLSEQKKRLLRRVTMSVQHQEALHIFPKMMADPLESGAVKVHLGGEGYNRKTLNRVKRSIPKQQDLKLSIETCRIYSLYHSLHHYKYHTFLHCKKETDSIEQAAEDPGQEEVVQQCMANQGWLESLFNSFMELLSLSAKA, encoded by the exons ATGGAGAGGAATTATCCCGCTGCAGGCTTCGGTGATCTAGGGGCTGGGACGGGATGGAGTTACGACAGATCGGGCAAAGCAAG CCTCGTGTATGGGAGCTCCAGGTCATCCCATCCAGACTCAGAGCTGCTCCACCGGCAAACCTATGGCACCCCTCATCCCCTCCAGGGCTATGCCACCAACCACCACCCAGGAAGCTCCAGACAGGGTGGAGGCTGGGGTGCTGCTGGACGCACGCTTG gcCTGTCAGGGCTGTTTGACACCGGCCTCCACCATGCCAGCCCCTCGGGTCCTGACCCCTCTGTCATGAATCTGATTTCAGCTCTGGAGTCACGGGGTCCACAGCCGCCACCCTCTGCTTCCTCACTCCTCTCTCAGTTTCGCACTCCCTCTTGGCAGACTG CAATGCATACACCGGCCCCAGCGGAGCTCTTTATTTCAGGGGCACTACCTGGTTCCAgctccttcccctcctcctcagcCCTTTCTGCATACCAGCATCCTGGCTCCTTCTCTGGACGATCTTTCACTCCCTCATTATCCCTGCAGGACACGCCTACATTTAGCCCAACTTCCAACAGTTTGCTTTCCCCCCATGATCCACTGCTGCACATCAAAACACCCTCCCAGGCCAGCTTGGGCTTCGATCGCTTGCTGTCTTCCCAGAGTGCCAGTTACCGGGGCTCACAGGAGCCCACGGCCCCTCCTCAGTCCCAAgcccctcccacctcctccagtTGCCACCTGCCCCCTCCCCAGTTCAACCTGTTGTCCTCCCAGCTCCACAACCAGTCCTCCCAGCTCTATAATGCCTCCATGTTCTCTTCCACACCAGCCCTGCTGCCTACGGCACCCCCTCTACCACAGCCTCCTCCAGAGAGGGCAGTTTCCCGCCAGGACAGTGTTATTAAGCATTACCAACGCTCCTCCCCTGCCCAGTCCGCAACACTGCCACCACAGCAATATATAAGCTGTGGTGGGTCATCAAGCTACCAGCAGATAGCCAGCCACCACCGGCATGCTGGATTGTCCTGCAGTCCCCTTGGGGAACAGAGTCCATCCTCTGACCCCAAGCCCTCACCACGGTTGGAATCCAAGACATATCGACCTATCATCCAAACCCCTTACACATCCTCTTCCTCCAGTTCCTCAGCCCCTCATGTTGCATCCTCATCCAGCACTAAGGGAACCAAGAGTTCCAGCTCCAGTAGTGGCTACTCCTCTTCAGGCTCAGCATCATCCTCTTCTCGTACCCCACACACTCCACCATCAgcctcctccacttcctcttcatcctcttctAGCTCCAAGACAAGCACTGGCTCCTTGTCTGCTTCTTCTTGTCAGCAGCCCCCACCTCAGTCAGCACAGGTGCCACCTCCTCTACCAGTGGTGTCATCCAACCTTGTTCAGCAACCAGCACCTAAGCAATGCCTTTCCACCTATGGCTCTCCACCTGTGGCAAAATCGAGCGCAGGTCTACCAGACCAGACCCCTCCCCAGCAACATGCTCAGTCCTACTCTCCCAACCAGCCTCCATCCACACACATGGCCCAGTCTTATGGAGGCTTTAACTCACCACATGCCCAGGACCTGAGCACTGCAGCAGGGGGTACTGTAGGGAAGGCTTTCACTGGTACTGGCTCAGGAGGTCGCTCGTTTTCTGCAGAAATAGTCTTTGGGGACTCAAGCTATGGCTCAACTTCTCTCAGAAGAGCAGGCAGTCCTTCCTTAGGGTATGGGAGTGCTGGAGGATCAACAGTAAGTGGACCTGTATCAGGAGCTGCCGCACTTGGTACTGGAGTTGGATCTACAGAATCAGGGAGTGGGGCTAGTAGTGTTGGTAATGGAGGCAGCAGCTCTTACCACCTGCCTGAGTCTAGTCCCTCGCCCTCCATTAATTCTACTATCAGTCGCCCTGGATTGCACTCTCCTGCTTCAGCTCGTGCTGCACAGTCCCCTGTAGGCTCAGGGGCCACTAAATACCTGTCCTCCATCCTCTCACCTGCTTATATGTCCTCACCACAAGGTTTCCCTGATACACGACAAGTGCAGAGCCAGTCCTACCACACAACACCACCCAAGCCAAAAACAGAGACCAACATACTGGGAGTTGAGCGATCCCAagatgaggaagaggatgatgacGATTTCCTCATCCACCACTTACTACATGCCCAGAGCTCAACTCCTCATCTTTCCCAGCATCGGCCAACTCCTCAGCAACTACCCCAGCCCCTCCAACAAGCTAGGGATGTGGAAGGCAAAGGCTATGACATTGACAAGATCTCAGAAGAGCGCTACCACCTTCAGAGTGTCATTCGTACCAATAGTATTGCTAACAGTTCTGATCCTGGAACGGCAATTGATGATGGAGCAAATGGCTTAAACAGTCAGTTGGAAATATCACAGAAGAAACAGCAACAGGCCAAATCAGAGTTGATCATATCAAAGTCCACTGCTGGAGGGGTAGGAGGGGTCACTGACTCTCTTTCCCACTCCCATACTACCCACTCccatcaacaacaacatgacTCCTTGGGCTCTGTGGTCCATTACGGAAGAGGGGACTCCTACACACAGCACTCCCACCACACCTCACATGTGTCCTCACACTCTCAGCAACATTCTCAGCATCCCCAAATCTCCCAGCACTCTCGGcacactcaacacacacaacactctCAACATGCTCAGCATAGTCATCCTCATTCCCACTCTCACAGCCATCCTCACATGGAGCTGAAGAAGCCTTCAGATGCAAATGACAACGCCTACTTGTGTAACACACCAGATGTGCAGCAAGCTCGACAAAGCCAGGTCCCCCTCTCGATGATGGATTCCCCGCCAGACCCTCCCCAGCAAACTCACATGCTGCAGTCTGTCCTTTCTCATACCACCCGCACTAAGATTGACCCTCAGCAAGTCCCTCCACAGCAACAGCAACATCCTTTGAACCAGCAGGCTATGATGGGTTCAGCCGGAGGAGCAGGGCCTGCCGGGGTGGAATCCCAGCCACAGAACCAGTCCTCGCAGTTGCAACTCCAGCTCCAGACCCAGCGTTTAGATCCCCACTACAGCCTTGGAGCCCAGTCCAGAGATCAAACCCGAGCCAATCAGAACTCAGTGTCTTCCCTAGACATGCTAGACCAATCTCTTTCCCGAACAAACAGCAGAGTTAGTGGAGGAGCTCTGGACAGAACAGGAGTTGGGATGACTGGAGGggaaggaggtggtggagacagaCATAGACAGCAGCATAGACTTCCACCACACCACCATCCCCAACAAACCTCCTCAGATCTCCATGACTTCCTCTCTGAACCAGATTTGGGCTTGTCCACCCCCTCACACCTGCACCACCTCAGCCAGCCTCAGACCCATGCCCACCCCCATGCCCACCATCAACAGCAAGCACACACTCACCATCAGCTGGCACACTCTCAGTTAggtcacacacactcccaccaGATGGCAGCAAGTATGGGAACtccccaacaacagcagcagccgcAACAAAGAGAGCCTGAAACTCTGTCACATTCCCAGTTAGACCAACTCAAACAGCACCAGTTTGACACAGTGAGCCCAGTGAGTAAAGTAGGACAAAATCAAGTTCAGCAGCGGTTTACCCCTCTAACATCCATCTGCTTTCCAGACTCTCTCTTACATGATGAAGACCGCTCTTTCTTTCCTGAGATGGAGGAAATGTTTTGTTCAACTGATTACAAGTCAAGCTGTGCCGAGCATTCTGGGGCAGGACAGGGTGCTCAAGAAAGCCTTTCCCAAGGCCACGGGCAGGGGCAAGAGGGTATGGAGGCCTTAAAAACAGGAGGTGCTGGGGAGGGCTATGATATGGGCAGTCATCACAGCGATCAAGGCTATGGACAGTATTGCCACAACCTACCAGGAACAGGAAACAGCAATCTACACTTAGACCTTGACTCTATGAAGACCCATGAGCTTCCCTCCACTGTGAATACTGACCAGCTTGGCCTCATCCAATCGCAAACACCCACTATGGGGATGAGTTCGGCAGTTCAAGGGGATGGCTCAGTCAACAAGATGATGGGAGCTGTAGGGGTGGGTGGAAATTCAGGTACTGCTGGTCTGACCTCACCTATATTCTGTTCTTCCCGACCCAAAAAACTGCTGAAGACCAGTTCATTTCACTTGCTCAAACAGCGGCGTGAGCCACAAATTCAAACGAAGAAAAGCTATGCGCAAGAGTATGAATTTGAGGATGATGAGGATAAAGCGGATGTTCCAGCTGATATCCGCCTCAACAGTCGGCGACTTCCTGACCTGCTCCCTGACTTGGTGTCTAGTTGTAGGAAGGCGGCTGGGGCATCAGGAGTAAGCGGGCTCAGTCCACTGATGGGTGACATGGACTTCTGCCACCCCTCCAGCTACTCTTCCCTTGGACACCCTCCACAGCTCCTCCCTCATGATGGCCCTAAAAAAAGAGGCAGGAAACCAACTAAACCAAAACGTGAAGGCCCTCCTCGCCCACGAGGTAGACCACGCATACGTCCTCTTCCAGAGCCTCCCTACTGCAGGGGGCTGATGGGGTCAGTGCCCGGAGAAACTAAGAGGGGTCGTGGGCGGGGTCGAGGGCGAGGCAGGAGGGAGGAAGCGCTTGTTGAAATGCATCAAGATATGAACAAAGCACAAAGCCTCCCAtatcatcagcagcagcagccgacTCGACAGCAACAGTTCAGCCAACAGCATCCACATGAACATCACCAACAGCAGGCAGACCACCTCCAAGCACCACAACAGCAGCATCACCTgcatcatcagcagcagcagcagcagcagcatgtccCCTGTACTCTCCAACAGCCACATCATCAACAGCAGCAACATCAACAacagcatcatcatcaacagCAACCATCCCAGCAGCCACAGCAAGATCCAATCAGACCTATCAAG ATCAAACTGCCCGTTCCTGCCATGCCTCCATCAGAATCCTTGTTGAGGACAGACTCCATGAACAACACTGAGCCAATCCTGTCAGATGGATTAGTGGGGTCGGCACCAACTCTGGGCCTGAGTCCTGGACCCAGAACTGCTATGGACATCAGCAGAAATGAGTTGAACCAGACTCAAGAAGAGATGCAGAAGTCTGTAGAG ATGACGTGGAAGAAAGAAATTGATGATCCGTTGAATCCTGAAGCCTGGGCTGCTATGCAGAAGCTCTCCAGTTCA gCCGATGACAAGGCTTTTGACTTCAAACCTGGCTTTATGGCCTCTTTTTTAGACTTCCTGAAGACAGGCAAAAAACAGTCAGGTCTTGAACTGGGAAATGATGGAGGTGATCAGGAACCCCTACACCCCTGTTCCTCTCTGAAGGGAGGGATCAGGCCTCtatccccacctcctcctcccctacCACAAACTCCTCCACAGCAGCAACAAGGAACATACAGCGAGGGAGGGGAGGCCGACGGGGCAGACCTGGCTCTCAGCAGCTGCTCCAGTCCTTGCAAGCCACTTGATGAGGAGCTTAAAAGGAACCTGGAGACGctgccctccttctcctctgacGAAGAGGATTCCGTCAGTAAAAACCAGGACCTACAGAAGAGCATCTCATCTGCCATCTCTGCCCTCTACGACACCCCGCACTCATTAGCTGCTGCTATGGCTTCTGTCATGGTCAAGGCCCCGTCCAGCATGTCTCCGCCTACCCCACAGGAGCCCCCACAGCTCAGTCCCCCTCTCCCTGCCATGCCTCCTCTCATCCCCAGTATGGAGAATGGAAAAGAGGAGGCGCTGTCGTACACACAGGATCACATACAGGACAAGGAAGAGCAAGAAATGCTCTCCCCACCatcaaaaagagaaacagaacagGAGAGTGAGGCTAAgcaagaaggagaagaggagaaggaggagcgtGGGGAGAATGAAGATAATGGAGAAATAATGACAAATCCACAGAATGTTGAGCAGGAAGCCTtcgaagagcaggaggagatggAAGAGGAAAGGATGTCAGAAATGAAGATTTTGGAGGTTCCTAAGGTTGAAG ATTCTCCATTAGGTCCTGTGCCTGCTCCTGCACTTCCATCCCCATCACCGTCCATCTCCCCCTCCCCACCCACCTACTCTTCACCCTCGCCCCTCCCTCCCCTGTGTCTCTCCTTACCCTCCCAGCTGCCGATCCagcaggatgaggaggagacAAATCCAGCTTATCCTCCCTCTGAGAAGCAGCAGTCCTCCTACCCGCCGGCTCCAACCGCAGGTACCTCCCCacccccctccacctcccctcctgCTATCCCGTCCTCACCGCTTTCCAACCTGCCTCTCGGCCAGTCCATTCCCCCTCCATCCACCACACCTCCCCCATCATCCTCTGACCAGGACCTGGAACCCGAAGCTGAGCAGCCTTCGCCCGCATCACCCACCTCTTCCTCACCCTCTTCATCATCCTCTCCACCACCGTCACCTCCGACCCCGGAAGAGGCCCCGGCATCCCAGCGTCTTACCTCCCTCCACCTGGCGAAGAAGCAGGCTGACGCAGCCATCGCTGGGGAGAGCGAAGAGGAGGACAGTGAGAGCGGAGGAGAGGGAATCTTCCGCGAACGGGACGAGTTTGTGGTTCGAACAGAGGACATCGGAACGCTTAAG ATGGCCTTGCAGACAGGTCGGGAGCCCCCGCCCATCTGGAGGGTGCAGAAAGCCCTGCTCCAGAAATTCAGCCCAGAGATCAAAGATGGTCAAAGACAGTTTTGTGCCACAAGTAAT TATCTGGGTTACTTTGGAGATGCCAAAATGCGCTACCAGCGTTTGTATGTGAAGTTCTTGGAGAACGTCAACAAAAAAGATTATGTCAGAGTGTGCTCTAGAAAACCGTGGCATCGAGCCGGTCTCAGCCTGAG ACGCCAGTCACTACCTAAACAGCTGCCTACCATCCACAATCAAACCCCACCTCGAGTGGAGAGAGATGAcaaggacagacagaaagagagagagctgaaggagcagagggaaagagaaaaagaacaaagagagagggagcacAGGGAGAAAGTAGAAAGGGAACAAAAAGAGAGGGAgcggagagagaaagaggagagagaacaaAAAGAGAAGGAGCAAcaggagagagagcagaaagagagGCACTGGAAAGAAATAGAGAACATGGAGAGGGAAAAAGAGGACAGAGAGCAGAAAGAGAGGGGGCTTAGAGAGAATGAGGAAGaattggagagagagagtgaaagaaggGAGAAGGAGACGAAGGAAAGGGAGAAAAGAGATAAAGAGCAAAAAGAGTGGGAGAGAAGGGAAtatgagagggagagaaaaaagagagaactgAAAGAGAGGGATAGAAGAAACAGGGAGccgagagaaaaggagaaacaagagagggagaggaaagaaaaacagctgaGGGAGTGGAAAGAGAGGgagcaaaaagaaaaggagataCAGGAGAAAGAGCagaaagaaaaggggaaaaaagagagggagCAAAGTGAAAGGGAGAGGCAGGAGAGAgagcaaaaagagagagaaaagagagaaagggagtggagagaaaaggagaaacagGAGGGGGAgcggagagagaaggagagggagctGAAGGACAGAGAGTTGGAGAAAGAAAGGGAACCAAAAGAaaaggagggaagagagagagaaaaagagaaggagaaacagaggaatcaggagaaggagaaaagggagagagaggagcgagAGAAGAGGGATAGCACGGTGGAGTTTGCAAGGttaaaggaggagaagagaggaggagagaagaagataGAGCGCCGGCCCAGAGCCAAGACTTCGAAGGACAAGGCAGAGCCCCCTCCcaaaaagaggaagaagtggCTGAAGGAGGTgccgtcctcctcctccgagTCCGACTCCTCCATACCCAGTGATGACGAAG GACCTGTACGGGGCGGAGTTAACAGCCGAGCGATGAGGGAGATTTTCAGGAGCTATGTGGAGATGCTAGTCAGTACGGCACTCGACCCCGACATGATCCAAGCACTGGAGGACACTGATG ATGAGTTGTACCTCCCACCCATGAGGAAAATTGATAGCCTGCTTAGTGAACAGAAGAAGAGGTTGTTAAGAAGAGTCACCATGAGTGTTCAGCACCAG GAGGCGTTACATATATTCCCCAAAATGATGGCAGACCCGCTGGAATCTGGAGCTGTCAAAGTTCACCTCGGTGGGGAGGGATACAACCGCAAAACCCTCAACCGTGTCAAGAGGAGTATTCCTAAACAACAG GATCTGAAGCTCTCAATTGAAACTTGCCGGATCTACAGTCTGTATCATTCCCTTCACCACTACAAATATCACACCTTCCTGCACTGCAAGAAGGAG ACGGACAGCATCGAGCAGGCAGCGGAGGACCCAGGCCAGGAGGAGGTGGTGCAGCAGTGCATGGCTAACCAGGGCTGGCTGGAGAGTCTCTTTAACTCCTTCATGGAACTGCTGAGCCTCAGTGCCAAGGCCTGA